A section of the Ciceribacter thiooxidans genome encodes:
- a CDS encoding flagellar basal body-associated FliL family protein has protein sequence MVKLLVAGLWVCIVTLGAVFFSVRLATAPVAAPQADAKAPTELVRGESITVPMIADGGVKGYFLGRISFMVDKEKLKGINLPMSELMTDELFTLLVGNKMVDIANMQAFDLVAFREAIKVDINKRLGDGLVEEVLVEQLDYLSKEDVRATAEAPKSPVSPSVKIVEGVKVEDPASH, from the coding sequence ATGGTCAAGCTGCTCGTCGCCGGATTGTGGGTCTGCATCGTGACGCTCGGGGCGGTGTTCTTCTCCGTCCGTCTGGCGACGGCACCCGTTGCTGCACCCCAAGCCGACGCCAAGGCGCCGACGGAGCTTGTTCGCGGAGAGTCGATCACCGTTCCGATGATCGCCGACGGAGGCGTCAAGGGCTACTTCCTCGGACGCATCTCCTTCATGGTCGACAAGGAGAAGCTCAAGGGCATCAACTTGCCGATGTCGGAGCTGATGACCGACGAGTTGTTCACCCTGCTGGTCGGCAACAAGATGGTCGATATCGCCAACATGCAGGCTTTCGACCTCGTGGCATTCCGCGAGGCGATCAAGGTCGACATCAACAAGCGGCTTGGCGACGGCCTCGTCGAGGAAGTGCTGGTCGAACAACTCGACTACCTGTCAAAGGAAGACGTCCGTGCCACGGCCGAGGCACCGAAGAGCCCCGTCTCACCGTCCGTCAAGATCGTCGAGGGTGTGAAGGTCGAGGACCCGGCTTCCCACTGA
- a CDS encoding rod-binding protein, producing the protein MAISPPSDLVLDVVQAADPLEVQAAQARLKANRAAFAATSLAEKGAGFGAAVDILDGAASKAGLGNVQKTAHDETPKVYRDFESVVLQNFVKSMLPTDAEAVYGKGNAGEMWKSMMAEQIGGVLSENGGIGIADQMYSQELARHRSKGVINAAVDEKDRSVALSMVTDLERRTLGVSETEKHSA; encoded by the coding sequence GTGGCAATCTCACCTCCGAGCGATCTCGTCCTGGACGTGGTCCAGGCGGCCGACCCGTTGGAAGTTCAGGCGGCTCAGGCGCGCCTGAAGGCGAATCGGGCGGCCTTCGCCGCGACCAGCCTTGCGGAGAAGGGGGCCGGTTTCGGGGCTGCTGTCGATATCCTCGACGGCGCTGCATCGAAGGCCGGCCTCGGCAACGTCCAGAAGACCGCACACGACGAAACGCCGAAGGTCTATCGCGACTTCGAATCGGTGGTGCTGCAGAACTTCGTCAAGTCCATGCTGCCGACGGATGCGGAAGCCGTTTACGGCAAGGGCAACGCCGGTGAAATGTGGAAGAGCATGATGGCCGAGCAGATCGGCGGCGTGCTCTCCGAAAACGGCGGTATCGGCATCGCCGACCAGATGTATTCGCAGGAACTCGCGCGTCACCGCTCGAAGGGCGTAATCAACGCCGCCGTCGACGAGAAGGACCGCAGTGTCGCCCTCAGCATGGTTACCGATCTCGAGCGACGCACGCTCGGCGTTTCGGAAACCGAAAAACACAGCGCATAA